A window from Methylococcus mesophilus encodes these proteins:
- a CDS encoding pilus assembly protein PilP translates to MAGSAVPMKSVAALAVLGFLSGCAEDELADLRSYVAEIKARQKVNVEPLPEIKTVSPFLFNPADLHDPFKPIDKPDEAEAAAADNGIRPDLSRRKEQLESYELDTLKMVGTVRMSGNLWALVRAADGTIHRVRTGNHMGRNFGRVTRISESGVELVEIVPDAQGGWLERAATMTLIEAGGEKK, encoded by the coding sequence ATGGCGGGTTCGGCCGTCCCGATGAAGAGCGTCGCGGCGCTGGCGGTGCTGGGCTTCTTGTCCGGCTGCGCCGAGGACGAATTGGCCGACCTCAGGAGCTATGTGGCCGAAATCAAAGCGCGCCAGAAAGTCAACGTCGAGCCATTGCCGGAAATCAAGACAGTGTCGCCGTTCCTGTTCAATCCGGCTGATCTTCACGACCCATTCAAGCCCATTGACAAGCCCGACGAAGCCGAGGCCGCGGCTGCGGACAACGGCATTCGTCCCGATCTGTCCCGCCGCAAGGAGCAGCTCGAGAGCTATGAACTGGACACCTTGAAAATGGTCGGGACGGTCCGGATGTCCGGGAATCTGTGGGCGCTGGTGCGCGCCGCCGATGGCACGATACACCGGGTTCGGACCGGCAATCACATGGGCAGGAATTTCGGCAGGGTTACACGGATCAGCGAAAGCGGGGTGGAGCTGGTCGAAATCGTTCCGGATGCACAGGGCGGATGGTTGGAGCGTGCCGCTACGATGACGCTGATCGAGGCGGGGGGTGAAAAAAAGTGA
- the pilO gene encoding type IV pilus inner membrane component PilO has protein sequence MNLAKINWDLEYAGSWPTPVKLAVIAMLSTVLAGVWYYLDTSAQLAELDAQQHREQELKETFEIKQKKAVNLEEYKLQLSDIEKTFGDLLRQLPDRTQVPDLLVDVSQTGLASGLEFELFKPDGEVSKDFYAELPIEIRVVGTYMEFGAFVSGLASLPRIVTVHNVKIASRSADGGGPKPGDAELVMTALVKTYRYLDDGAVPPSSAAERRRR, from the coding sequence GTGAATCTCGCGAAGATCAATTGGGACCTCGAGTATGCCGGGTCCTGGCCGACACCGGTCAAGCTTGCCGTCATCGCTATGCTGAGCACTGTGCTTGCCGGCGTCTGGTATTACCTCGACACCAGCGCCCAGTTGGCCGAACTGGATGCTCAGCAGCACCGGGAGCAGGAACTCAAGGAGACTTTCGAGATCAAGCAGAAAAAGGCGGTCAATCTCGAAGAATACAAGCTGCAGCTTTCGGACATCGAGAAGACGTTCGGCGATCTCCTGCGGCAGCTTCCCGACCGCACCCAGGTACCCGATCTGCTGGTGGACGTGTCCCAGACCGGACTGGCGAGCGGCCTCGAATTTGAACTGTTCAAGCCCGATGGGGAGGTTTCGAAGGATTTCTACGCCGAACTCCCCATCGAGATCCGGGTGGTCGGGACCTACATGGAGTTCGGCGCTTTCGTCAGTGGCTTGGCCTCGCTTCCCCGCATCGTCACCGTCCATAACGTGAAGATCGCTTCGCGTTCCGCCGACGGCGGCGGCCCCAAGCCCGGGGATGCCGAATTGGTCATGACCGCGCTGGTGAAGACCTATCGCTATCTCGACGACGGCGCCGTACCGCCCTCGTCGGCGGCCGAACGCAGGCGGCGTTGA
- a CDS encoding penicillin-binding protein 1A has protein sequence MAILSRKPTRPRYWLVTFEVLLVATLVIGLGLFGLYRHLEPQLPDIAVLKEVRYQIPMSVYSRDGKLIAQFGEKKRSPVAIGDVPQDLAHAFIAAEDDRFYDHVGVDYQGILRAVLTFARTGEKRQGGSTITMQVARNFFLSSEKTFLRKVKEIMLAVRIDSELPKDQILELYLNKIYFGQHAYGIEAAAQVYYGKHVGELALGEMAMIAGLPKAPSAFNPVANPERAQIRRNYVLRRMRKLRFITDEAYQKALNEPITARIHTRAIELDAPYVAEMVRAEMYQQYGEDAYESGYAVYTTIDSHAQQAAESALQSGLRSYDERHGYRKAKVHIDLKQIKAKSAWNQVLEDAGPAGDTVPALVLTATDTAAGLYTANHGEPELSYDAIRWAKPFISVDAHGAPPRSVKEVLKPGDVIRIRKDAEGRWVLTQIPKVQGALVELDADSGAIIAVAGGFDYRLSKFNRASQGQRQPGSGFKPVVYSAALDSGFTPASVVNDSPVSFPDPASPGGIWRPHNYSMKYAGPTPLREALAKSRNMVSIRLLRAVGLPKVIELAEKFGFAPDELPRSFTLALGSGTASPLRMAQVYAVFANGGYRVDPFIISRIETQNGRLLYQATPAIACLDCADGKSTAKRVISEEVHYMMHSMLQDVVRRGTATKALELGRSDLAGKTGTTNQYRDAWFNGYVPGIVTIAWVGFDSYKTLGDKETGGQTALPIWTEFMKEMLRDVPERKFPQPAGIMAARIDPATGNRLPASIAGGIVDMVPRPTPQPNFEATIEEPEAASTESRTDASDGTAPESAPPEDEEVDEAPSPPQAVRPAETPKPMESLF, from the coding sequence GTGGCAATTTTATCCCGAAAGCCCACAAGGCCCCGCTACTGGCTGGTGACGTTCGAAGTCCTTTTGGTCGCCACCCTGGTCATCGGCCTGGGACTGTTCGGCCTCTACCGCCACCTCGAGCCGCAACTGCCGGACATCGCGGTGTTGAAGGAAGTGCGCTATCAGATCCCGATGTCGGTTTATAGCCGGGACGGCAAGCTGATAGCACAGTTCGGCGAGAAGAAGCGCAGTCCGGTCGCCATCGGCGACGTGCCCCAGGACCTGGCCCACGCGTTCATCGCCGCCGAAGACGACCGCTTCTACGACCACGTCGGCGTAGACTACCAAGGCATCCTGCGTGCCGTGCTCACCTTCGCCAGGACTGGCGAAAAACGCCAGGGCGGCAGTACGATCACCATGCAGGTCGCGCGCAACTTCTTCCTGAGCAGCGAGAAGACCTTTCTCCGCAAGGTCAAGGAAATCATGCTGGCGGTCCGGATCGATTCCGAACTGCCCAAAGACCAGATTCTCGAACTCTATCTGAACAAGATCTATTTCGGCCAGCATGCCTACGGCATCGAGGCGGCGGCCCAGGTGTACTACGGCAAACACGTGGGTGAACTGGCCCTCGGCGAGATGGCTATGATAGCCGGCCTTCCCAAGGCGCCGTCCGCCTTCAACCCCGTCGCCAATCCCGAGCGGGCGCAGATTCGGCGCAACTACGTGCTGCGCCGAATGCGCAAGCTGCGTTTCATAACTGACGAGGCCTACCAGAAAGCCCTGAACGAGCCGATCACCGCCCGCATCCACACCCGCGCCATCGAGCTGGATGCCCCCTACGTCGCCGAGATGGTGCGGGCAGAGATGTACCAGCAATATGGCGAAGATGCCTACGAGAGCGGATACGCGGTATACACCACCATCGACAGCCATGCCCAGCAGGCAGCGGAATCGGCCCTGCAGTCGGGTCTGCGAAGCTACGACGAACGGCATGGCTACCGCAAGGCCAAGGTCCACATCGATCTCAAGCAGATCAAAGCCAAGTCCGCATGGAACCAAGTGCTGGAAGACGCGGGTCCTGCCGGAGACACCGTGCCGGCACTGGTGCTCACCGCCACCGACACGGCCGCGGGCCTCTACACGGCGAACCACGGCGAACCCGAACTGTCCTACGACGCCATCCGCTGGGCCAAGCCGTTCATCAGCGTGGACGCCCATGGAGCGCCGCCCAGATCGGTCAAGGAAGTGCTCAAACCCGGCGACGTCATCCGGATCCGCAAGGACGCCGAAGGCCGCTGGGTGCTGACCCAGATACCCAAGGTCCAGGGCGCGCTCGTCGAGTTGGACGCCGATAGCGGCGCCATCATCGCCGTCGCAGGCGGATTCGACTATCGTCTCAGCAAGTTCAACCGCGCCAGCCAGGGCCAGCGCCAGCCCGGCTCAGGCTTCAAACCCGTGGTGTATTCCGCCGCCCTGGATTCAGGCTTCACCCCTGCGAGCGTGGTCAACGATTCCCCCGTGTCCTTCCCAGATCCCGCCTCGCCCGGCGGGATCTGGAGGCCGCACAACTACTCGATGAAATATGCCGGCCCCACCCCGTTGAGGGAAGCCCTGGCCAAATCGCGCAATATGGTGTCCATCCGCCTCCTGCGCGCAGTAGGCTTGCCTAAAGTGATCGAGCTCGCCGAGAAATTCGGCTTCGCGCCGGACGAACTGCCCCGGTCGTTCACGCTCGCGCTGGGTTCCGGCACCGCCTCCCCGCTACGGATGGCCCAGGTCTATGCCGTTTTCGCCAACGGGGGCTACCGGGTCGACCCGTTCATCATCAGCCGCATCGAAACCCAGAACGGCCGGCTGCTGTATCAGGCCACACCAGCCATCGCCTGCCTGGACTGCGCCGACGGCAAATCCACGGCGAAGCGGGTGATCTCGGAAGAAGTGCATTACATGATGCACTCCATGCTGCAGGATGTGGTTCGCCGAGGCACTGCAACTAAGGCCCTCGAGCTCGGCCGGAGCGACTTGGCGGGCAAAACCGGCACCACCAATCAATATCGCGACGCCTGGTTCAACGGCTACGTGCCAGGCATCGTGACGATAGCCTGGGTCGGATTCGATTCGTACAAGACGCTTGGCGACAAAGAAACCGGCGGGCAGACAGCACTGCCCATCTGGACGGAGTTCATGAAGGAAATGCTGCGCGACGTTCCCGAGCGCAAATTTCCTCAACCTGCCGGGATCATGGCCGCACGGATCGACCCCGCGACGGGTAACAGGCTGCCCGCCAGCATCGCCGGCGGCATCGTGGACATGGTGCCACGGCCGACACCGCAACCCAACTTCGAAGCCACAATCGAAGAGCCCGAAGCAGCGTCGACTGAATCCCGGACCGATGCCTCAGACGGGACGGCACCGGAATCGGCCCCACCGGAAGATGAAGAAGTGGATGAAGCTCCGTCCCCTCCTCAGGCCGTGCGGCCGGCGGAGACGCCGAAGCCGATGGAATCCTTGTTTTGA
- the aroK gene encoding shikimate kinase AroK, translated as MRNRRNIFLIGPMGAGKTTVGRLLARALGMEFWDSDKEIERRTGVTVPMIFEYEGEAGFRRRESEVIADLTGKEGIVLATGGGSVLIPENQEYLAARGLVIYLQCSVQKQLERTHKDINRPLLQTENPRQRLEELLRGRDPIYRELADYVVDTGQHSSRSAVRRIINAYEKSGTRLRTE; from the coding sequence ATGAGGAACCGTCGAAACATCTTCCTGATAGGCCCGATGGGTGCGGGCAAGACCACCGTGGGCCGCCTGCTTGCCAGGGCACTGGGGATGGAGTTCTGGGACAGCGACAAGGAAATCGAACGCCGGACCGGCGTCACGGTGCCGATGATTTTCGAATACGAGGGCGAGGCCGGATTCCGGCGCCGCGAATCGGAAGTCATCGCCGACCTGACGGGCAAGGAAGGGATCGTGCTGGCCACCGGCGGCGGTTCGGTGCTGATTCCGGAAAACCAGGAATATCTGGCGGCACGGGGGCTGGTAATTTACTTGCAGTGTTCTGTCCAGAAGCAGTTGGAGCGGACGCACAAGGACATCAACCGGCCCTTGCTGCAGACGGAGAATCCCAGGCAAAGGCTGGAAGAGCTGCTGCGGGGGCGGGATCCCATCTACCGCGAGCTCGCCGACTACGTCGTCGATACCGGCCAGCATTCGAGCCGCAGTGCCGTCCGCCGCATCATCAACGCCTACGAGAAATCCGGAACCAGACTGCGGACGGAATGA
- the rpmE gene encoding 50S ribosomal protein L31, producing the protein MKPDIHPEYATVTVSCSCGNTFETKSTIGKDFQVEVCSACHPFYTGKQKIVDTAGRVDKFRRKYGRG; encoded by the coding sequence ATGAAGCCTGACATTCATCCCGAATACGCGACAGTGACCGTAAGCTGCAGTTGCGGAAACACCTTTGAAACCAAATCCACGATCGGCAAGGATTTCCAGGTGGAAGTCTGCTCGGCCTGCCATCCATTCTATACGGGCAAGCAGAAGATCGTCGATACCGCCGGCCGCGTCGACAAATTCCGCCGTAAATACGGTCGCGGCTGA
- the aroB gene encoding 3-dehydroquinate synthase, with the protein MKTLHVELGERSYPVYIGRGLLGRADLIQPHLPGKQVMVVTNEVVAPLYLDRMLASLAGKDTGSVVLPDGEAYKTMDSAMAVFDALLARRFGRNAGIVALGGGVIGDLAGFAAACYQRGVPFIQVPTTLLSQVDSSVGGKTAVNHPRGKNMIGAFYQPRCVLADTDTLNTLPDRELSAGLAEVIKYGFIRDPEFLAWLEENVERLLQRDPEALAYAIEHSCINKAQVVAEDETETGVRATLNLGHSFGHAVETGMGYGVYLHGEAVAIGMCQAADLSRRLGWIGDGEAARVVRLLERAGLPVVPPRELDADAFLEHMAVDKKNVDGGLRLILLKTLGEATLPVAVDAGPLRATLESYGR; encoded by the coding sequence ATGAAAACCTTACACGTCGAACTGGGAGAGCGCAGCTACCCCGTTTACATCGGGCGCGGCCTGCTGGGCCGCGCGGACCTGATACAGCCGCACCTGCCGGGCAAGCAGGTCATGGTCGTGACCAACGAAGTGGTGGCGCCGCTGTACCTCGACCGCATGCTTGCATCCCTGGCCGGCAAGGACACGGGCAGTGTCGTGCTTCCCGACGGCGAGGCCTACAAGACCATGGACTCGGCGATGGCCGTGTTCGATGCCTTGCTGGCCCGGCGCTTCGGCCGCAACGCCGGCATCGTGGCGCTGGGCGGCGGGGTGATCGGCGATCTGGCCGGTTTCGCGGCAGCCTGCTATCAGCGCGGCGTGCCATTCATCCAGGTGCCCACCACCCTGCTGTCCCAGGTCGATTCCTCGGTGGGCGGCAAGACCGCGGTCAACCATCCGCGCGGCAAGAACATGATCGGCGCCTTCTACCAGCCGCGCTGCGTCCTGGCCGATACCGACACGCTGAACACCCTGCCCGACCGCGAGCTGAGCGCGGGTCTGGCCGAGGTCATCAAGTACGGCTTCATTCGCGACCCGGAATTCCTGGCCTGGCTCGAAGAGAACGTCGAGCGCTTGCTGCAGCGCGATCCCGAAGCGCTCGCCTATGCCATCGAGCATTCTTGCATCAACAAGGCGCAAGTCGTGGCGGAAGACGAGACCGAAACCGGTGTGCGGGCGACGCTGAACCTGGGCCACAGCTTCGGCCACGCCGTCGAAACCGGCATGGGTTACGGCGTCTATCTGCACGGCGAGGCGGTGGCCATCGGCATGTGCCAGGCGGCCGACCTGTCTCGCCGCCTGGGCTGGATCGGCGACGGCGAAGCGGCGAGGGTAGTCCGCCTGTTGGAGCGGGCAGGGTTGCCGGTCGTTCCCCCGCGCGAGCTGGATGCGGATGCCTTCCTCGAGCACATGGCGGTCGACAAGAAAAACGTCGACGGCGGCCTGCGCCTGATTCTGCTCAAGACTCTGGGCGAGGCGACGCTGCCGGTGGCGGTGGATGCCGGACCGCTGCGCGCCACTCTGGAAAGCTACGGCCGTTGA
- a CDS encoding pilus assembly protein PilM — protein sequence MWGFGRKKPLLLGIDISAAAVKLLELSRKDGGYQVESYGVVPLPRNTVVDNTIAEPDNVSAAVRAVVKQSGTPLRHAVVAVPGSVVITKHLTLPANLEGDELEAQIELEADQYIPHAREEVSLDFEVLGKSLKNPDLMDVLLVATRRENVEDRVSVLENAGLGVEIVDVESYAIERAFKLVRDQLPPSMRDRAIAVADVGAVATTLNVIHGGSIIYTREQGFGGMQLTDEIQRRYGLTYEEAGLAKKEGSLPGNYAEEVLEPFKHALVQQISRSFQFYLSSTAQCGFDAVVLAGGCAMIQEIDRYVEAALQVPTVVANPFRNMSFSGRARQERLNYDSSALMLACGLALRSFD from the coding sequence ATGTGGGGCTTCGGAAGGAAGAAACCGCTCCTGCTGGGGATCGACATCAGCGCGGCGGCGGTCAAACTGCTCGAGTTGAGCAGAAAAGACGGCGGCTACCAGGTGGAAAGCTACGGCGTCGTGCCGTTGCCCCGGAACACGGTGGTCGACAATACGATCGCCGAGCCGGACAACGTGTCGGCGGCGGTTCGGGCCGTGGTCAAACAGTCGGGGACCCCGCTCAGGCACGCGGTGGTCGCGGTGCCCGGCTCCGTAGTCATCACCAAGCACCTTACCCTGCCCGCCAACCTGGAGGGCGACGAACTCGAGGCGCAGATCGAGCTGGAGGCGGACCAGTACATCCCTCATGCGAGGGAGGAGGTCAGCCTGGATTTCGAGGTGCTGGGAAAGAGCCTGAAGAATCCCGATCTGATGGACGTGCTGCTGGTGGCTACGCGCCGGGAAAACGTGGAAGACCGGGTTTCGGTACTGGAAAATGCGGGCCTCGGTGTCGAGATCGTCGACGTGGAGTCCTATGCCATCGAGCGCGCCTTCAAGCTGGTCAGGGACCAGCTTCCGCCGTCCATGCGCGACCGCGCGATAGCCGTGGCCGATGTGGGCGCCGTGGCCACCACGCTCAACGTCATTCACGGCGGTTCCATCATCTACACCCGCGAACAGGGTTTCGGCGGCATGCAGTTGACCGACGAGATTCAGCGCCGTTACGGCCTGACCTACGAGGAGGCCGGTCTGGCGAAGAAGGAAGGGAGCCTTCCCGGCAACTATGCCGAGGAAGTGCTGGAGCCGTTCAAGCATGCCCTCGTGCAGCAGATCAGCCGCTCGTTTCAGTTTTATCTGTCGTCCACGGCGCAGTGCGGCTTCGATGCGGTGGTGCTGGCCGGAGGCTGTGCCATGATTCAGGAAATCGACCGTTATGTAGAGGCGGCGTTGCAGGTTCCAACCGTCGTTGCAAATCCCTTCCGTAACATGAGTTTTTCAGGGAGGGCGCGGCAGGAGCGCCTGAATTACGATTCCTCGGCCTTGATGCTGGCGTGCGGTCTGGCGTTGCGGAGCTTCGACTGA
- a CDS encoding PilN domain-containing protein, which produces MARINLLPWRAALRRERQKAFAIWTGLGLALTAAMLLLVRTQIGAAIDSQSRRNQYLEGEIGALERQIAEIRDLETKKSRLVAKMEIIQQLQLSRPEEVHLFDEIARTVPEGVRLQDLTQEDRAVTVNGMAQSNARVSAYMRNLEGSEWLYEPVLEVIENKQDGQARGKERDRGSRFTLRMKQGPKTRTGEDSLPADNKAP; this is translated from the coding sequence ATGGCGCGTATCAACCTTCTGCCCTGGCGTGCTGCTCTCAGGCGCGAACGGCAAAAGGCGTTCGCCATCTGGACCGGGCTCGGTCTTGCCCTGACCGCGGCGATGCTGCTGCTGGTCCGAACGCAGATCGGCGCCGCCATCGACAGCCAGAGCCGGCGGAACCAGTATCTCGAAGGGGAAATCGGCGCGCTGGAGCGCCAGATCGCCGAAATCCGGGACTTGGAAACCAAGAAGAGCCGGCTCGTGGCCAAGATGGAAATCATCCAGCAATTGCAGTTGAGCCGGCCGGAAGAAGTGCATCTGTTCGACGAAATCGCGCGGACGGTGCCGGAGGGGGTCCGCCTGCAGGATCTGACCCAGGAGGACCGCGCCGTTACGGTCAACGGCATGGCACAGTCCAACGCCCGGGTTTCCGCCTATATGCGCAACCTGGAAGGATCGGAGTGGCTGTACGAGCCGGTTCTGGAGGTCATTGAAAACAAGCAGGACGGACAGGCGAGGGGTAAGGAAAGGGACAGGGGCAGCCGGTTCACCCTGCGGATGAAACAGGGCCCCAAGACCCGGACTGGCGAAGACTCTCTGCCGGCGGACAATAAGGCGCCGTGA
- the pilQ gene encoding type IV pilus secretin PilQ, whose translation MRRFVIRELAGERIPLCWITGLFALCWGWAALAAGPALQAVDFTALPGENFQLRLSFDGPVPEPQSFTTEHPARIALDLAGVRSSLDKKPIPVHQAGVETVQAIAAGGRTRVIMNLASAVPYTTRVAGRYLYVTLQSGKVGSVAGNSVSAPIVVTERPVVSGSQVESVDFRRGEKGEGRLLVTLSDPNSLVSLREEGRSVVADLPGTSLPGRLARRLEVLDFATPVKWIEAMPVGRGTRLLITPVSDEYDYSSYQSGKLLTVELRPLSRAEKEEAKKRRRVFTGDRLSLNFQDIPVRNVLQILADFTNLNIVASDSVEGNVTLRLNEVPWDEALDLVLKAKGLGKRQEANSNIIRVAPMAEISRLERDELEAMKVVEDLEPLRTEIIQINYTKADDIKKVIMGTTEKAEKAITRPEALTGGPGVTSTEAYDVTQSILSSRGNVTTDPRTNQLIVQDTPRNLERIRDLVRQLDKPVRQVMIESRVVIANVDFLRELGAKLDFRPKDWTNSALPPTGSMTDLGVDLARLTTLSPYGTAQYVVSMGDYLLDLELSAAQKEGRGEIVANPRVLTADQSKAKIMQGVELPYQITQQGTGGGTPVQNVAFKPAVLELDVTPHITPDDHILMDLMIKKDDKGELTPSGNFAIDKREIDTVAQVANGETVVLGGVYEGTRRNNTDKVPFFGDLPGIGFMFRRNAVEDKKKELLIFITPKIVKQTTMNP comes from the coding sequence GTGAGACGGTTTGTCATTCGAGAGTTGGCGGGGGAGCGAATTCCGCTGTGCTGGATCACGGGCCTCTTCGCCCTGTGTTGGGGCTGGGCGGCGTTGGCGGCGGGGCCTGCTTTGCAAGCCGTCGATTTCACGGCACTGCCCGGCGAAAATTTTCAGCTTCGCCTCAGTTTCGACGGCCCGGTGCCGGAGCCTCAGTCCTTCACCACGGAACACCCTGCCCGGATCGCGCTGGATCTGGCCGGTGTCCGAAGCAGCCTGGACAAGAAGCCGATCCCGGTGCATCAGGCCGGTGTCGAAACGGTCCAGGCGATTGCGGCCGGTGGCAGGACGCGGGTGATCATGAATCTGGCCTCCGCGGTTCCATACACCACCCGTGTCGCGGGGCGATACCTGTATGTGACCCTGCAGAGCGGGAAGGTCGGGAGCGTGGCCGGCAATTCCGTGTCGGCGCCTATCGTGGTGACCGAACGGCCGGTGGTCTCGGGGTCGCAGGTCGAGAGCGTCGACTTCCGGCGCGGCGAGAAGGGGGAGGGAAGGTTGCTGGTCACGCTGAGCGATCCGAATTCCCTCGTGAGCCTCCGTGAAGAAGGGCGCAGCGTCGTCGCCGACCTTCCCGGTACCAGCCTGCCGGGCCGGCTGGCGCGCAGGCTCGAAGTGCTCGATTTCGCCACGCCGGTGAAATGGATCGAGGCGATGCCGGTCGGCCGGGGCACGAGGCTGCTGATCACCCCGGTTTCGGACGAATACGATTACTCGTCTTACCAGTCCGGCAAACTGCTCACCGTGGAACTGCGCCCCTTGAGCCGTGCGGAAAAGGAGGAGGCCAAGAAGCGGCGGCGGGTCTTTACCGGGGATCGCCTTTCCCTGAATTTTCAGGACATTCCGGTGCGGAATGTCCTGCAGATTTTGGCGGACTTCACCAATCTGAACATCGTGGCTTCCGATTCCGTCGAGGGAAACGTCACCTTGAGACTCAATGAGGTTCCCTGGGACGAGGCGCTGGATCTGGTGCTCAAGGCCAAGGGCCTGGGCAAGCGGCAGGAAGCGAACAGCAACATCATCCGCGTGGCTCCGATGGCCGAGATCAGCCGGCTCGAGCGCGACGAGCTGGAAGCGATGAAAGTCGTGGAGGATCTGGAGCCGCTGCGTACCGAAATCATCCAGATCAACTACACCAAGGCCGACGACATCAAGAAGGTCATCATGGGCACGACCGAAAAGGCGGAAAAAGCCATCACGCGACCGGAGGCGCTGACCGGCGGGCCGGGTGTGACTTCCACCGAAGCCTACGACGTCACCCAGTCGATCCTCTCCAGTCGCGGCAACGTGACCACCGATCCTCGTACCAACCAGCTCATCGTCCAGGATACACCGCGGAATCTCGAACGTATCCGGGACCTGGTGCGGCAGCTCGACAAACCGGTCCGGCAGGTGATGATCGAGTCGCGGGTGGTGATCGCCAACGTGGATTTTCTGCGCGAACTGGGCGCCAAGCTGGATTTCCGCCCTAAGGACTGGACGAACAGTGCGCTGCCGCCCACCGGCAGCATGACGGACCTGGGGGTCGATCTGGCGCGGCTGACCACGCTCTCGCCTTACGGCACGGCGCAGTACGTGGTTTCCATGGGCGACTACCTGCTGGATCTCGAACTGTCGGCGGCCCAGAAGGAGGGCCGCGGAGAGATCGTCGCCAATCCGCGGGTGCTCACGGCCGACCAGTCCAAGGCCAAGATCATGCAGGGCGTGGAGCTGCCCTACCAGATCACTCAGCAGGGCACCGGCGGCGGCACGCCGGTGCAGAACGTAGCGTTCAAGCCCGCCGTGCTGGAGCTCGACGTGACGCCGCACATCACGCCGGACGATCACATTCTGATGGACCTCATGATCAAGAAGGACGACAAGGGCGAACTCACGCCCAGCGGCAATTTCGCGATCGACAAGCGCGAAATCGATACCGTGGCGCAGGTGGCCAACGGCGAAACGGTGGTTCTGGGCGGCGTATATGAAGGCACGCGGCGGAACAACACCGACAAGGTTCCGTTTTTCGGCGATCTTCCCGGGATCGGCTTCATGTTCCGGCGCAATGCGGTCGAGGACAAGAAAAAGGAACTCCTCATCTTCATCACGCCGAAGATCGTCAAGCAGACGACGATGAATCCTTGA
- a CDS encoding exodeoxyribonuclease III → MKIITLNANGIRSAARKGFFDWLPRQNADVVCLQEIKAQTAQLNDELFWPANYSCYYLEAEKKGYSGVALYARKEPDEVIQGLGWEDMDAEGRYLEARFGNLSVVSLYIPSGSSSEERQAVKFSFLDRFLPFLDDCARSGRQYVFCGDWNIAHKPIDLKNWRSNQKNSGFLPEERAWLDRVFDDNGWVDAFRTVNPEPEQYTWWSNRGQAWAKNVGWRIDYHVVSPALRDLIRSVAIYKDERFSDHAPLTIDYDLAF, encoded by the coding sequence ATGAAAATCATCACGCTGAATGCGAACGGCATCCGTTCTGCCGCGCGCAAGGGCTTCTTCGACTGGCTGCCGCGGCAAAACGCCGACGTGGTCTGCCTGCAGGAAATCAAAGCGCAGACCGCCCAGCTCAACGACGAACTGTTCTGGCCGGCAAACTATTCCTGCTATTACCTGGAGGCCGAGAAAAAGGGCTACAGTGGCGTGGCCCTGTATGCCCGCAAGGAACCGGACGAAGTGATCCAGGGCCTGGGCTGGGAAGACATGGATGCGGAAGGCCGTTATCTGGAAGCGCGGTTCGGCAATCTGAGCGTGGTTTCCCTCTACATCCCTTCCGGTTCGTCGAGCGAAGAACGCCAGGCCGTCAAGTTCAGCTTCCTGGACCGCTTTCTTCCCTTTTTGGACGACTGCGCCCGCTCCGGCCGGCAATACGTCTTCTGCGGCGACTGGAACATCGCGCACAAACCCATCGATCTGAAGAACTGGCGCTCGAACCAGAAAAACTCGGGATTCCTGCCGGAAGAGCGCGCCTGGCTGGACCGGGTGTTCGACGACAACGGCTGGGTGGACGCATTCCGCACCGTCAATCCCGAGCCCGAGCAATACACCTGGTGGTCCAACCGGGGCCAGGCCTGGGCCAAAAACGTGGGGTGGCGCATCGACTACCACGTCGTCAGCCCCGCCCTGCGCGACCTGATCCGCTCCGTAGCGATCTACAAGGACGAACGCTTCTCCGACCACGCCCCGCTCACCATCGATTATGACCTCGCCTTCTGA